GGGATGGGTTTCTCCTACGAGGCCGGAGGGAGGACAGTCATCACCCACGGTACCGTGGAAATCGCGACGGGAACGACGCCGGTGTTCGTCCAAGGCCACGGCAACACGACCTCCATTCGGCTGGTTCTTCGTGGCTCCAATGCCTTGCTGCCGAAAGAGATCGGCAGGAGCATGAAGGGCTCGAAGAACGCCGTTGACATTAGTCTTATGGCTAAGCTCACGGTGAGCCCGAGGGTTGGGGTATTGGAGATGTGGGCTAAGAGCATGGACGTAACTTGCGATGTTCAAGTCATTGGAATGGTGAAGCAGGCACAGATCTCCTCACAGCACTGCAACACAAAGCTTTAACTGTGACTAAGGTTTTTGGTTCTTCGAATTggtgtttttcttcttcttcctccctctcaTTTGATTCCTCATTAGGACTGGAACATTCAACTGTTGCATGTATGGGTGTAAGGGTAAGAGAGATAGATACTTGATCCAAATTAATGTCTTGTGTAGGGATCTCAATTTGATAGTGGTAACACAACTTGTACTCATCATAGATCACATTGAAATTTATATGGAAGCTTTGGAGCTCcaccaaatttactagcaaatttTCTGTGACAAGCTTGTTCTAAGCTATCACTATGTAACCAAGTTATTGAAATGAAAGCAGCAGTTCAGATACCAGAAATGAAAGCAGATAGCAAATGCTATAGATAGCCACAAGCAGTTTTAGAGAACACAGTAAATGTCACTTAATACCAATACAAAGGGCATCCTTTGCAGACAGTACCAGATGGTTAAACTTCATATTGTTCATAGGTCTTGAGCAGCTCGGCGCAGACCGACAAGGGAGTGTCCGTCTGGAAGCCCAGCGAGTTTGCGTATCTGGTGTCGGAGGCAATGCCATTGTTGTGGCTGAGGAACACACGAGCCCTCTCACGACCCTGGAGTGGGGTCTTGCATCTACTTTCTGGACTGCTAACAAGCATAGATTCGCAGATCTCGTGTTCATGCTCGTCTGCAACTAGAATGTTATAGGTACCTGTGTGGTCAGTCGTGCCCTCAAAATTGCATGTCTTGGCACCAGTGGCTTTGGATCGACACTCGATCCTCACCTTTGCACCTGCAGAGCACGTAGAGCTACTGTCAACTTGATAAATTGAAAAGAAGGCATCTTAAATCCAATCTGAAAGCCAATATAAAAATATCCTTAATAATATcgatatcattatgcattatatgTTCATTAACTGGTAGCAAAATAACAATGTTATAATGATCCAACAGAACAACGATTTAATACGCGCCTATCAGCGATGCTATTCATTTGATTCATTGGTGCTGATAAAATTAGATTCGGAAATTTCTTAGCCTCTCCTATGTTTAACACACTACTATGTCTAACATATTTATTTCATAACCCTACACCCTAATTTTCATAGCCTCTCCTATGTTTAACACATTGGAGTACCAAGTACCAGAAAGACGATGGCATGCATACTCTGAAAAGTGATCTTGGCTAGTGAAAACTTTATGCATTTATAAGTGTGAATATACCAAAATTTTAAGTAGCTTTTATTTATTCCATTTCAATTCTGGTACATATAAACATTATAGGAAGTGCCTATACTGTAAAAGTTGTGTCCAGACCAGGAAAAACCAGACAGatatttaagaagcaataattatATCAACTATTAGTTTTTATATATGAATTCAGACATGAATATTAAATAGCCACTGAATATCATGAGGATATTTCTAAAAACCTGATATGAATAAAAAACAGATGTGCAATGAAGACAAACTAGAATAGGGTAACTAATACTGCATGAAGAAAATATATCCTTAGCAAGTAATGAAGACACTAACACAAAACCTGTCAATGATATTTCTTGGCCAGGAAGAACTTTTCTCCGGTTAATATACGTAAATTAAACAGTTCGAGATTTGCTTCATATAATTACACAAATTATTGGTTCTCAAAAAATGAGGACCAACAGGGAAACCAGATAGCAAAATTCATAAAGGATACAAATATGCAGCATGCACAAATTTATGTAGCCACATCTTGCTCCAATCAAGTATGAATAGAAAACTCCAATGTTCCAACTCACTTTCTGCCACAGCCGAGAGACAAATTGACATAAGAGCTAAAATGTATACTCAGGAGTAATACCCTATGCCCACAAGTTTGGCACGATGAATATTTAGTAGATCAGAACAGCGATAATTACCTAAAGGTTATATATTTTTTGGtctgatgatgaaaccttctttacTTCCAACATAATAACAGTATCCTATAGAGAGTTAAGATAGTGTTCAATTTTGATAGCTTAGCTGTTGACAACAAAGACTTACCGTCTTTAGCGTATGCATGCAATTTGTGCTTTCTAACTTGGGCTTTGCTCTTCATCCATTTTCAGATTAGGTGTCAACCATAAGGCAAGGCAAATCTCCATATCAAAGATAAAATCAAGACCATAACTAGCACATATGAACTATCTTTACTTCAAGATTTCTGTTTCAAATAGCATTTTTCTAATTAATTACAGGACGTAAATGATCAAATTTGCTTACAGAAAACGCACAAAGCTGCATAAATGTAACCTTCTTCTTTAGATTTATGGTTCGATCTGCACTACTGATCAGAAGGAATGCATTTGATCTTAAATCTATTTTGACGGTAGAATTTCTGAAGATCTGTTAAATAAACATGTATAACACATCACCTCATCGCCTGATCTATCAACAAGAACCAATTCTTAGAGCGTTTCAACCTTAGCAAAGAACAAGCAACAAGATCGATGGCCGAAAACACATCCAGATCCGAACCGCGCCAAGATCAGACGGCCCAAAATCCAACAAAAAAGACATAGATTGAACGCTAGAGTGCTATACCGGGAAACCCTCACCTTTTGTGTAGGTCGACACTGGCGTCTCAAACCCAGCGCGGCAGGTGTCGCAGAAGACGCGGCCCTGGACGACGAACCCTTGCTTACCGCCGGCGACGTTGCGCGCGGCGACAGAGAGCGACGGGAGGACGCACGCCACCGCCAGTACGGCCGTGACCGCCGAGATTAGATGCTTGGCCATGGTCGCGGAAGCGATGGTGGAGAGCGAAAGGAAAGTGACTGACAAGTGGTGAGAGGACTCGAGGAAGCAAACGGCGGTGCCGCAATCAGGAAAAGGACCAGATTTAATGGCCGGGATGATGTTATCGTCACTCGCGGTAATAGTAGGCATTTCCATTAAGTTGGATAAGTAAAAGATTTTGGAGATTTTAAGCGTCTGCTGAGTCTGACTGCAGTGCGGTAAGTTTAATTCGGTGATAGAATCTACTGGAGGTATCATTGTGTGCAGCTGGCATCGGTGGGGCAATCAATTGCGCCGGTGACAGATAAAAGGAGGTGAGGTGGGGTAGCTGCACCGCAAAACGCGGAGTGAGCGAGCGAGATTAAAGGCGAAGCGACTCGCTTTTAGTTGAACCGAGTCCACGAGTCAGCTGAGTCAAACGAGATCCAAAAATTCAACCTAGTAATTACATGTGTTCGGACTAATTATACAATATTCCGATCTCTAtactttataaatttatattattatttttataattataaaaataaaaaatatttagatctatttattataatattattaattttatcaacgaaaatatgaaaataaaagataagaagataattttaacattctaaTTGATTGTGATGGATGGTATCGGTGGTGGTGGATGACAACGTCGCTAAAGGGCGTGAGTCggtattgtggatgaggagagcgacgaCAAGAGATGAGTAGTGCTCTGCATCTATGTCGATAGCAATGCAAGTGGCCCTTTCGTTGCTCAACAACTGCATCGATGTTGGCGTAGTTGTCGAGTAATGAAAATATCGCTCAACAGTGCTGACGTAATTGCAAATATCGAGTGACGAAAGGATCATCAATGCAAACATAAAGTGAAGCCGCTTGGCAACTATGTCAATGCGGATAGCTATAGAGTGTCGTTGCTTGGCAATTGTATCGACGTCGATGCTGAGTAACACCAATTGTATCGACGTCGATGCTGAGTAACACCACCCAACATCTACATCGATGACCCTTTCACCGATTGACAATTGCATCGATGGTAACGAGATACATAATAGTTTTTACCTCTTACCGTTGTTCTCCTCATCCATGAGAGTCATCCGCAACCCTTAATAGTATTGTCGTTTGTCACCATCGACATCGTCTATTATCATTAATTTAaatgtaaaaattatatttttatcatttattttgatgtTTCCGTCGGTAAAATCACAACGTTACGATAAAAGGACATAGATATTTCACTAGTTATAGAgatcttaatataaaattttaaaacataGAGATCGAGATAAAATATCATTAGCCATATGTAttccgatgacaattctgcttctTCAAAATGGAAGCCTCCCAACTCACTCTGAGTTGCCGAGTCACCGGACTCGGGGCTGGCCATGTACGAGTTCTTAAACTTTGGAATGTGGACCATTGCTTTCCTTGGACCGTAATCTACGGATCGCAAATCCCCAAATAACAAATAGAGGGAATCAAAAGATGTCACATGATCGACCAAATAATATTAGTCCTTCAAGATGCCTGTGACGTGGAAAAGGATGATGCCAGATGAGCATCTACAGCGGACAGCGGAGGCCATGAATGGGGATGACATTAAAAGCTGAGAGTAGTCCTTCAAGAACACATACCACGTGACAAATGTTGATGAATTAGAGACAAGACATCCCAAAAGATCATAAACCGATGTAATGAGAGAAACCATTCATTCAGCTTAAATAGAATCTCATCAGCATATCGAAAAGTGGAAATACGTAAACTGTCACTACAAGCAACAAGGTGAAGGGTCGATATAAGCCAAAGCAGACCCACCTATCCTTCCTCTCTCCTAGCAGATTTCACTTGTACTCGAGGTTCATGTTGTTCTCGGGAGCCAAGCCGATGCAAGCCCTGAGAATGTTCTCCAGCATGGCTCTCTGCTTGGAGAGAGCATTCACCACTGGCGTGCCTGGAGGAACCTGTTTTAACCATATAAATCAATAGTTAGCTGAAAGAACAGTGTTGTTACCACTACAATGACACATTTCAATTTGTCCATTGAAGAGAGTTCAAGAGGAAGAACAATCTAACTGCCGTGCTTTTCTAGCTTGAATCGTTATCCCTTTCAAGCAGCCTAGTAGCCTAACCATTTCTCTATATAAAGGCTTCAGTGCATTAAGCCTCTCCTTCTTTCGAACTGGCCTTTAAATCATCTTCTTATCCCTCATCTTTCTCTTGGAAAAGCATTCCGACAATTATAATACTTTTTCTAAGGTCAGGTtccattctttttcctttacttaATGAAGTAAACACCATGACTCAGAATGATCACCAAACATTACACTCTTCAGGGTCCATTTATGACTTCAAACAACAGGTAATGAAAGGCAGATGTTAATTCCTCAGTACCAGCCGAAACAGtctgctattcaaattgttgttgTTGATATATTAAAATGCTTGCTGCCTACAATTGTCTTGTCAGGAATAAACAACACAAGCTCTACAAGATAATTAGATTAAGATCTCATCTTTACCCCGAGAACAATAACAACTAGTTCAAAGGTAGTTCTGTTAATCTGTGCATTTGACAATTTTGAATTACCACTAGTGATGTGTCACAAGCCAATTTGCATATTGTTTTAACTTTGTTTATGCAGTTAACAGCCTGTTGACAGTTGGCTTTATACAAGAATCAGCATAAAACTTATATTCCATCATATATTTGGGCCACTGATAGTTTCTAATACGTCTGTGTTCTGTTGACATTTTACAGAAATTGGCCTTTAACTGTAAAGACGTGTGCATATCATAACATCTCATCCTTTGGATAATTATGAAAAAGGATAAGGTTTTATGAATCAAGTTTCTCGAGGGtccaaagaaaatatataaaagaattataatatgttCACTTACAAGTGGAGCTTTGGTGAGGTAACTCAGGATTGCAGAGACTGGATGGAAGGAATGGAACTTGTCCTAGACAACCAAACCAGACGTCAGCACAGCATGATTTATACAAGAATACATAATAAAAAAAGTAATGCTTATAGATACCTCCCCATCAAATTTAAGCTGAATTCTAGAGCTCAACTCAGCCAGCAAAACTAAGTCCAATATGATGGGTGCAGCCAATAGGGAGTCCTCGCAAGTGTTGTGAAGAACGATGGTGCTCTTTCCCCCCATAAATATCTCTGATGtgtattcatccatagccctcttACTGTCCCCAACATATGGCACATACTGCAGTAGAGCAAGTGATGAATATTAGAATATGATATAGC
The window above is part of the Musa acuminata AAA Group cultivar baxijiao chromosome BXJ1-1, Cavendish_Baxijiao_AAA, whole genome shotgun sequence genome. Proteins encoded here:
- the LOC135673412 gene encoding major pollen allergen Lol p 11-like, with translation MEMPTITASDDNIIPAIKSGPFPDCGTAVCFLESSHHLSVTFLSLSTIASATMAKHLISAVTAVLAVACVLPSLSVAARNVAGGKQGFVVQGRVFCDTCRAGFETPVSTYTKGAKVRIECRSKATGAKTCNFEGTTDHTGTYNILVADEHEHEICESMLVSSPESRCKTPLQGRERARVFLSHNNGIASDTRYANSLGFQTDTPLSVCAELLKTYEQYEV